A single window of Sphingobacteriales bacterium DNA harbors:
- a CDS encoding aminotransferase class IV yields MNTLGLIETIKVVNGRLVFKNLHIERLNNGLKLLNVPINIYQLEDRILRLLKYECLSKGLKNIKLRIEVQKNRLHEYMPEIGELKWNITIKPLEQNKFTLNEKSIKIGVFLKDKKIIDEFSNLKHTDREIYSRAYAFATENNLNEALVFNTQNFLADATIYNVFIVKDKKIYTPTLADAPVDGTGRKLLLNRIKQLNIIEKNITVEDVYMADEIFLTNAIKGIQIATHLEDKILDNDISIQVFNEFKATVAEHYGEDLV; encoded by the coding sequence GTGAACACGCTTGGACTTATAGAAACTATCAAAGTTGTTAATGGTAGACTAGTATTCAAAAATCTACATATAGAAAGATTGAATAATGGTTTAAAGCTATTAAATGTACCAATTAATATCTATCAATTGGAAGATAGAATATTGCGTTTACTAAAATATGAATGTCTATCTAAAGGCTTAAAAAATATAAAACTCAGAATAGAAGTACAAAAAAATAGATTGCATGAATATATGCCAGAAATTGGCGAACTCAAATGGAATATTACCATAAAACCATTAGAACAAAATAAATTTACACTAAACGAAAAGTCAATAAAAATTGGTGTTTTCCTAAAAGATAAGAAAATTATTGATGAGTTTTCAAACTTAAAACACACAGACAGAGAAATATATAGTAGAGCATATGCTTTCGCTACAGAAAATAACTTGAACGAAGCATTGGTATTCAATACTCAGAATTTTCTTGCAGATGCCACCATTTATAATGTTTTTATTGTAAAAGATAAAAAGATATATACACCAACATTAGCTGATGCACCAGTTGATGGAACAGGACGAAAATTATTACTCAATAGAATAAAGCAACTCAATATTATTGAAAAAAATATTACTGTTGAAGATGTTTATATGGCTGATGAAATTTTTCTGACAAATGCTATCAAAGGCATACAAATAGCTACACATTTGGAAGATAAAATATTAGATAATGATATTTCAATACAAGTGTTTAATGAATTTAAAGCAACTGTAGCTGAACATTATGGCGAAGATTTGGTTTAA
- a CDS encoding (2Fe-2S)-binding protein produces the protein MENITVYIQQDDFSFTPLEIPLGVELSLMEVLKGEGYPIEAICGGMALCATCRVEVLNKEAISLYEANDDEMCILDTLPCNTGNCRLSCQIKISEEIDGLKFKFPSEILV, from the coding sequence ATGGAAAATATTACAGTATATATACAACAAGACGATTTTAGTTTCACACCTTTGGAAATTCCATTGGGCGTAGAACTAAGTCTAATGGAAGTCTTAAAAGGCGAAGGCTATCCAATTGAAGCAATTTGTGGTGGAATGGCATTGTGTGCAACATGTAGAGTAGAAGTACTAAACAAAGAAGCTATTAGCCTATACGAAGCAAATGACGATGAAATGTGTATTTTAGATACATTACCATGCAATACAGGAAACTGTAGATTATCGTGCCAAATAAAAATATCTGAAGAAATTGATGGATTAAAATTCAAATTTCCATCAGAAATTCTTGTTTAA
- a CDS encoding DUF2490 domain-containing protein: protein MKRILIILMVIVCTKIQAQSVHKYTNNFNTWYAYAGDHKVADKWGVHLEAQFRVNDAVMRFQQLFFRTGVNYYFKNAFATLGYAYAGTYPYGDFPVKREFPEHRIWEQVQVKSQIDRFEFVNRFRLEQRFSKLPVQNTDGSYSIGDAVYTNRFRYMGKVSIPFKGKTIVDKSFFAYAYDEVFVSFGKHVAYNIFDQNRFGVGLGYKIPKAGKLEIGYLLQTVNKPDGVKIERNHTLQISLLSNIDFYNKEKKAKKKEAKEAEISKNLPLTN from the coding sequence ATGAAAAGAATATTAATAATATTGATGGTAATTGTATGCACTAAAATACAAGCACAATCAGTACATAAATACACAAATAATTTCAATACTTGGTATGCATATGCAGGCGACCACAAAGTTGCTGACAAATGGGGCGTGCATTTAGAAGCTCAATTCAGAGTGAATGATGCAGTGATGAGATTTCAACAACTATTCTTTAGAACTGGTGTAAATTATTATTTTAAGAATGCATTTGCTACTTTAGGCTATGCTTATGCAGGTACATATCCTTACGGAGATTTTCCTGTAAAACGAGAATTTCCAGAACATAGAATTTGGGAACAAGTACAAGTAAAATCACAAATTGATAGATTCGAATTTGTCAATCGTTTTAGATTAGAACAAAGATTTTCAAAACTTCCTGTGCAAAATACAGATGGTTCTTATTCAATTGGAGATGCAGTATATACCAATAGATTTAGATACATGGGTAAGGTATCCATACCATTTAAAGGCAAAACAATAGTTGATAAATCATTTTTTGCATATGCCTACGATGAGGTTTTTGTAAGTTTTGGAAAACACGTAGCTTACAATATTTTTGACCAAAATAGATTTGGTGTAGGTCTTGGTTATAAAATACCAAAAGCAGGAAAACTAGAAATAGGATACTTATTACAAACTGTAAATAAACCAGATGGTGTGAAAATAGAACGCAACCATACTTTACAAATTAGCTTACTTTCTAATATTGATTTTTATAACAAAGAGAAGAAAGCAAAGAAAAAAGAAGCTAAAGAAGCTGAGATTAGCAAGAATCTTCCTCTAACTAATTAA
- a CDS encoding SulP family inorganic anion transporter has protein sequence MKENNTKNIPADGFAGLKQNFASDATSGFIVFLLALPLSLGIAKASDFPPLMGLVTAIIGGIVVSFFAGSKLTIKGPAAGLIVIVVGAVAEFGGGEQGWHLALGAMVVAGIIQILFGVFRLGKLVDFFPLSAVHGMLAAIGIIIILKQIPVLLDVDPALAKGKSPFELLASLPLFITHLDPKAALVGVISLWIMMGWANNKVPFISKIPAPLVVLLIAIPAELIMDFQHTEPPYALVHIGNLFENIKTNVDFSGVSHIGIFIKFVIMFALVGSLESLLTVKAIDMMDPYKRKSNPNKDLIAVGIGNVISAILGGLPMISEVARSSANVNNGAKTRWANFFHGFFILVFLLLATPLIELIPNAALAAMLITVGIKLAHPKEFFHIFKIGKEQLAIFVVTIFFTLFEDLLVGIAAGILLKMIIHLFNGASIKSLFKIPATVSFNDNDYLVEVEQAAVFSNYLGLKSKLEAIPQGMNVVLNFAKTKLVDHSVLENIHHFQHDYIEDGGTFKIVGLDEHKPLSEHELAARKK, from the coding sequence ATGAAAGAAAATAACACAAAAAATATTCCAGCAGATGGATTTGCTGGTTTAAAACAAAACTTCGCTTCTGATGCAACATCAGGATTCATAGTTTTCTTATTAGCATTGCCACTTAGCTTAGGTATTGCCAAAGCATCAGATTTTCCACCATTAATGGGTTTAGTTACAGCAATTATAGGTGGAATTGTAGTATCATTCTTTGCAGGCTCAAAGTTGACCATCAAAGGACCAGCAGCAGGTTTAATCGTTATCGTTGTTGGTGCAGTAGCAGAGTTTGGTGGCGGTGAGCAAGGTTGGCACTTAGCATTAGGTGCAATGGTAGTTGCAGGTATCATTCAAATTTTGTTTGGAGTATTTAGATTAGGCAAATTAGTAGATTTCTTTCCACTTTCTGCTGTGCATGGTATGTTGGCAGCAATCGGAATCATTATCATACTCAAACAAATTCCAGTTTTATTAGATGTAGATCCAGCATTAGCAAAAGGAAAATCTCCATTTGAGCTTTTAGCATCACTACCATTATTTATTACACATTTAGACCCAAAAGCGGCGCTTGTTGGTGTAATTAGTTTATGGATAATGATGGGTTGGGCAAATAATAAAGTACCATTTATTAGCAAAATACCAGCACCATTAGTAGTTTTATTAATAGCAATTCCAGCAGAATTAATTATGGATTTTCAACATACAGAACCACCATATGCATTAGTACATATTGGAAATTTATTTGAAAATATCAAAACCAATGTAGATTTTTCAGGCGTTAGTCATATTGGTATTTTTATAAAATTTGTGATAATGTTTGCTTTAGTTGGTTCATTAGAATCTTTATTGACTGTAAAAGCTATTGATATGATGGATCCATACAAAAGAAAATCAAACCCAAATAAAGACTTGATTGCGGTCGGAATTGGAAATGTAATTTCTGCAATTTTAGGTGGCTTACCAATGATTTCAGAAGTAGCACGTAGCTCTGCAAATGTAAATAATGGCGCAAAAACTAGATGGGCAAATTTCTTTCATGGATTTTTTATTTTAGTATTTTTATTGCTTGCTACACCACTTATCGAATTAATTCCAAACGCAGCATTAGCAGCGATGTTAATTACAGTTGGTATCAAACTTGCACACCCAAAAGAGTTTTTTCATATATTTAAAATAGGTAAAGAACAATTGGCAATATTTGTAGTAACTATATTCTTTACACTATTTGAAGATTTATTAGTAGGAATAGCAGCAGGTATTTTATTAAAAATGATTATACATTTATTCAATGGAGCATCAATCAAATCATTATTCAAAATTCCAGCTACAGTATCATTTAATGATAATGATTATTTAGTTGAAGTAGAACAAGCAGCAGTATTTTCTAATTATTTAGGATTAAAAAGCAAGTTAGAAGCAATACCACAAGGAATGAATGTTGTTTTAAATTTTGCTAAAACAAAGCTAGTAGACCATTCAGTATTAGAAAATATTCATCATTTCCAACACGATTATATTGAAGATGGTGGAACATTTAAGATTGTTGGCCTAGATGAACACAAACCATTATCTGAACATGAATTGGCAGCAAGAAAAAAATAA